The following are from one region of the Magallana gigas chromosome 6, xbMagGiga1.1, whole genome shotgun sequence genome:
- the LOC105339395 gene encoding uncharacterized protein, whose protein sequence is MEPTRKIRILRKAVTCARSISRSYRHPWPLSMIHLCQSESPLSSIHTQSDRKYSNMIGSVPEGILLGVGNPLLDMTITGPDAKSLLKEYNLLPNNAILAKEEHMSLFEKCVKQYNPIYLAGGATQNTIRVAQWLLERPNATTFFGAAGKDMYEEILMKKATEVGVNVKYDIHPEKSTGKCCAIITGEDRSLVTDLGAAKLFDINFLNDPEIWSLVEKAKYFYIGGFTLSVNKSAVLKILQHAADNDKVVIMNLHATFLCSHFADSELNILQYVDVLFGNGDEAKELGKEIGFTTSDVKKIGLETVHLPKVNSRHGRTVIFTQGRSPTIIARGDEIQEIPVVPVEKDLIKDTNGCGDAFVGGFLSQFVQGEHTEKCIQCGSYAAREVIQNFGCNFPEKPNFVANDKS, encoded by the exons ATGGAACCCACGCGTAAGATCCGCATTTTACGGAAGGCTGTTACATGTGCACGCTCTATATCACGGTCTTATCGGCACCCGTGGCCTCTTTCTATGATACACCTCTGTCAATCGGAAAGTCCCCTGTCTTCAATACACACTCAG TCTGACAGAAAGTACTCCAATATGATCGGCTCAGTTCCAGAGGGAATTCTTCTTGGGGTTGGTAACCCCCTCTTGGACATGACGATTACTGGCCCTGACGCCAAAAGCCTTCTCAAAGAGTACAACCTTTTGCCAAACAATGCAATTCTCGCCAAGGAGGAGCACATGagtttgtttgaaaaatgtgtCAAACAATACAATCCAATTTATCTCGCTGGGGGTGCCACTCAGAATACCATAAGAGTGGCTCAGTGGCTCCTTGAGAGGCCAAATGCCACCACTTTCTTTGGTGCAGCAGGGAAAGATATGTACGAGGAAATTTTGATGAAGAAAGCGACTGAAGTTGGTGTGAATGTCAAATACGACATTCATCCAGAGAAGTCCACAGGAAAATGCTGTGCCATCATAACTGGAGAGGACCGATCCCTTGTGACAGACCTAGGAGCCGCCAAGCTGTTTGACATCAACTTCCTAAATGATCCTGAAATTTGGAGTTTAGTGGAAAAAGCAAAGTACTTTTATATtggtggatttactttaagtGTAAACAAATCTGCagtattaaaaattcttcaacaTGCTGCGGATAATGACAAAGTTGTCATTATGAACCTCCATGCCACATTTTTGTGTTCCCATTTTGCAGACTCTGAATTGAACATTTTACAGTATGTTGATGTTCTCTTTGGAAATGGAGATGAAGCGAAGGAACTTGGAAAGGAAATAGGTTTCACAACTTCCGATGTTAAAAAGATTGGGCTTGAAACTGTCCACTTACCCAAAGTTAACTCGCGGCATGGCAGGACAGTGATATTTACCCAGGGGCGGTCTCCAACAATCATAGCAAGAGGAGATGAAATCCAGGAAATTCCAGTCGTTCCAGTGGAGAAAGATTTGATAAAGGACACCAACGGCTGCGGAGACGCTTTTGTAGGGGGGTTCCTGTCACAGTTTGTACAAGGGGAGCATACTGAGAAATGTATACAGTGTGGTTCTTATGCCGCCCGTGAAGTCATACAAAACTTTGGATGCAATTTTCCAGAAAAGCCAAATTTTGTTGCCAATGACAAGTCTTga